One region of Acidimicrobiales bacterium genomic DNA includes:
- a CDS encoding MBL fold metallo-hydrolase, whose protein sequence is GGSMMGFQISGAKELLELVSVPVHAQRDEAGFIAEVTGLGDDEIVGHDSGDVVSVGAIDIELIHTPGHTPGSQCFLVDGRLVAGDTLFLEGCGRTDLPGGDPAALYHSLHHRLAKVPDDAVLYPGHLYSPQPSAPMGDTRRDNFVFMPRSEEQWLAMFGG, encoded by the coding sequence GGGCGGCTCCATGATGGGCTTCCAGATCAGCGGGGCAAAGGAGCTGTTGGAGCTGGTATCGGTGCCGGTCCACGCCCAGCGGGACGAGGCCGGATTCATCGCCGAGGTGACGGGCTTAGGCGACGACGAGATTGTCGGACACGACAGCGGCGACGTTGTGTCGGTCGGAGCGATCGACATCGAGCTCATCCATACCCCGGGCCACACGCCGGGCAGTCAGTGCTTTCTGGTCGACGGGCGCCTAGTGGCCGGCGACACGTTGTTTCTGGAGGGCTGTGGTCGGACCGACCTCCCCGGTGGGGATCCGGCCGCCCTTTACCACAGCCTCCATCACCGCTTGGCCAAGGTCCCCGACGACGCCGTGCTGTATCCCGGCCACCTGTACTCGCCCCAGCCGTCGGCGCCAATGGGCGACACCCGCCGGGACAACTTCGTGTTCATGCCCCGCTCCGAGGAGCAGTGGCTGGCCATGTTCGGCGGCTGA
- a CDS encoding oxidoreductase has product MFRALRVDRTEDGFQWAVVDLTDDDLPEGDVLVDVEYSTVNYKDGLAVTDTAPVLRNFPMVPGIDLAGTVSASDDPEVSVGQRVVVNGWGIGEETWGGFAQRARVRGGWTVLLPDGIGSAEAMAIGTAGYTAMLCVLALEDHDVTPEAGPVLVTGAAGGVGSVAVAVLAARGYEVHASTGRPEEADYLVGLGASEIVDRTELSETGGRPLARARWAGAVDAVGSHTLANVLSQIRPEGCVAACGNAQGTDLTTTVFPFILRGVTLRGVHSVHVPRPRRLEAWRRLDEDLDRDLLASMTRTVGLDDVPAVAAEILAGRVRGRVVVDVHA; this is encoded by the coding sequence ATGTTTCGAGCCTTGCGAGTCGACCGGACCGAGGACGGTTTTCAATGGGCCGTCGTTGATCTGACTGACGACGACCTCCCAGAGGGCGACGTCCTGGTCGACGTCGAGTACTCCACGGTCAACTACAAGGACGGCCTAGCCGTTACCGACACAGCTCCCGTGTTGCGGAACTTCCCCATGGTTCCCGGCATCGACTTGGCTGGCACGGTGTCGGCTTCCGACGATCCGGAAGTGTCGGTCGGGCAGCGGGTGGTCGTGAACGGCTGGGGGATTGGTGAGGAAACCTGGGGTGGGTTCGCCCAGCGGGCCCGGGTCCGCGGCGGGTGGACGGTCCTCCTCCCGGACGGCATCGGATCGGCAGAAGCCATGGCCATCGGGACGGCCGGCTACACGGCCATGCTCTGCGTCCTGGCCCTCGAGGATCACGACGTCACACCGGAGGCCGGTCCGGTGCTGGTCACCGGAGCCGCCGGAGGCGTGGGCAGCGTGGCCGTGGCCGTGCTGGCCGCCCGTGGCTACGAGGTACACGCCTCGACGGGCCGTCCCGAGGAGGCCGACTACCTGGTCGGCCTCGGAGCATCGGAGATCGTGGACCGGACTGAGCTTTCAGAAACCGGTGGGCGCCCGCTGGCCCGAGCCCGGTGGGCGGGGGCCGTGGACGCCGTGGGGAGTCACACGCTGGCCAACGTCCTGTCCCAGATCCGACCAGAGGGCTGCGTGGCGGCCTGTGGCAACGCCCAGGGCACCGACCTGACCACCACGGTCTTCCCGTTCATCCTTCGAGGGGTCACCCTCCGTGGCGTGCACTCGGTACACGTACCGCGACCTCGGCGACTCGAGGCCTGGCGTCGCCTGGACGAGGACCTGGATCGGGATCTGCTGGCTTCTATGACCCGGACAGTCGGCCTAGATGACGTGCCGGCGGTGGCTGCCGAGATCTTGGCCGGGCGAGTGCGCGGCCGGGTTGTGGTCGACGTCCACGCATAG
- a CDS encoding LLM class flavin-dependent oxidoreductase, translated as MRLGLGIDVWSEQRIELPLRRILLAERLGFDSVWTAEIYGADAITPLAFLAAHTRYLRLGSAAAQVPARPPTTTAMQFGTLEALAPGRVVCGLGLSGPRVAEGWYGQPWGSPNQRLRDYVAIVRQAFRREGPVAHDGPELSLPYTGPGSVGAGRPLTSILHMNPDIPIFLATGGPANVRLTAEVADGWLPLGYTPGSAHLYEEDLAEGLRRGGRSMDDLEVQTGAMLHLTDDVGAALDAVRPGVAMRVGGYGTASHNFHRDAMVRRGFGEAADRIVELFVAGHREEAAAAVPDDYLDDGALVGSRRRIAERFEQWCSTATTGLTVRPSTVDEMELVVELAGCEPRSDVEVPPGPTF; from the coding sequence GTGCGGCTTGGCTTGGGGATCGATGTCTGGTCTGAACAACGTATCGAACTGCCTCTACGCCGGATCCTGCTGGCCGAGCGCCTGGGCTTCGACTCGGTGTGGACGGCGGAGATCTATGGAGCCGATGCCATCACCCCTCTCGCCTTCTTAGCTGCCCACACCCGCTACCTCCGGTTGGGCAGCGCTGCGGCTCAAGTCCCGGCGCGACCACCAACCACCACGGCCATGCAGTTCGGCACGTTGGAGGCTCTGGCCCCTGGTCGGGTGGTATGCGGCTTGGGTCTCTCGGGGCCCCGAGTGGCCGAGGGGTGGTACGGCCAGCCGTGGGGTAGTCCGAACCAGCGGCTCCGGGACTACGTGGCCATCGTCCGACAGGCGTTCCGCCGGGAGGGCCCGGTAGCCCACGACGGCCCGGAGCTGTCCCTGCCCTACACAGGGCCCGGTTCGGTGGGGGCCGGTCGACCCCTAACCTCGATCCTGCACATGAATCCGGACATCCCGATTTTCTTGGCTACCGGCGGTCCGGCCAACGTGCGGCTGACGGCCGAGGTGGCCGACGGCTGGCTGCCCCTCGGCTACACGCCGGGTAGCGCCCATCTCTACGAGGAGGACCTGGCGGAAGGCCTACGGCGGGGTGGTCGGTCCATGGACGATTTGGAGGTACAGACCGGGGCGATGTTGCACCTGACTGACGACGTGGGAGCAGCCCTGGACGCCGTCCGACCGGGGGTAGCCATGCGGGTCGGCGGCTACGGGACGGCCTCCCATAATTTCCACCGCGACGCCATGGTGCGACGGGGGTTCGGCGAGGCGGCCGACCGGATCGTCGAGCTGTTTGTTGCGGGCCATCGCGAGGAGGCGGCTGCTGCGGTTCCCGACGACTACCTGGACGACGGTGCCCTGGTCGGGTCCCGCCGTCGTATCGCCGAACGGTTCGAACAGTGGTGCTCTACGGCGACCACCGGGCTTACCGTGCGCCCGTCGACGGTCGACGAGATGGAGCTGGTAGTCGAGTTGGCCGGGTGTGAGCCACGGTCTGACGTGGAGGTCCCGCCGGGTCCAACCTTCTGA